A single region of the Glycine max cultivar Williams 82 chromosome 20, Glycine_max_v4.0, whole genome shotgun sequence genome encodes:
- the LOC100796572 gene encoding protein unc-13 homolog, with translation MGQQTRRESYSGPLPSTAHRKDYNYNYCHHRCHHYHRDPRFFEFVSKNETSDLVLPFDKLEKLSQDDIRECAYEIFFTACRSSPGFGSRQAHSFSSWNNEAKSSNVVMSPTSKVKRALGLKMLKRSPSRRMVSGGSRGPSSPVGGSSPFHQTGPPLRPRRPMTSAEIMRQQMRVTEHDDNRLRKTIMRTLVGQAGRRAETIILPLELLRNLKPSEFNDSNEYHMWQKRQLRVLEVGLLTHPSVPIEKATTFAMRLRDIIRSGESKIIDTGKNSDTLRTLSNSVVSLAWRSSNGTPTDVCHWADGFPLNIHLYTSLLQAIFDNRDDTLVLDEVDELLELMKKTWSVLGITRPIHNVCFTWVLFQQYVATGQIEPDLLCATHTMLSEVAIDAKRERESFYVKLLTSVLSSIQGWAEKRLIDYHEHFQRGNIGQIENVLPVVLSVTNILGEDLVISDSGEGGEKGDITIVDSSGDRVDYYIRSTIKNAFEKAIEAVKAKAGELEIKGEFSEFLLHLAQEVEDLAMKERENFTPMLKKWHPAPGAVAAMMLHSCYGHALRQYLGDVTSLTHETVEVLQRAEKVEKVLLQMVVEEDYGEGEDNAKTVMREMVPYEVDSIILNLMRKWINESLSNGKECLLRAKETETWNPKSKSEPYAPSAAELVKLTKTTVEEFFQIPVGITEDIVQELADGLESLFQDYMMFVAACGTKQSYIPSLPPLTRCNRGSKLIKLWKKASPCGANISELDNTNEGHNPRPSTSRGTQRLYVRLNTLHYLLSHIHTLEKSLSHTPGVVPSSNRKHSGPYFEIVNSSIPAACQHVSEVAAYRLIFLDSNSVFYDSLYVGDVANSRIRPALRILKQNITLMTTLVADRAQALAMKEVMKASFDAFLMVLLAGGSSRVFNRSDHVMIQEDFESLNRLFCTCGEGLIAENLVQREAAVVEGVIALMGQYTEQLMEDFSIATCETSGIRVMGNGQKLPMPPTTGRWNRSDPNTILRVLCSRKDRAANHFLKRTFQLAKRR, from the exons ATGGGTCAGCAAACCCGCCGGGAGTCCTATTCCGGCCCCTTGCCTTCCACTGCACATCGAAAGGATTACAATTATAATTACTGTCACCACCGTTGTCATCATTATCATCGTGACCCACGTTTCTTCGAGTTTGTCAGCAAGAACGAGACTAGTGACTTAGTCTTGCCTTTCGACAAACTCGAGAAGCTAAGTCAGGATGACATTAGGGAATGTgcttatgaaatttttttcactGCTTGCCGGTCTTCCCCAGGATTTGGGAGCCGGCAAGCGCACTCGTTCTCGTCATGGAATAACGAGGCAAAGTCAAGCAATGTGGTGATGTCGCCGACAAGTAAGGTGAAGCGGGCTCTAGGGTTGAAGATGTTGAAAAGGTCACCATCAAGGAGAATGGTGTCGGGTGGCAGCCGCGGGCCGTCATCGCCAGTGGGCGGAAGCAGCCCTTTTCATCAGACTGGGCCACCATTGAGGCCACGGCGGCCGATGACTTCTGCTGAGATTATGAGGCAGCAGATGAGAGTGACTGAGCACGACGATAACCGCCTAAGGAAAACCATCATGAGGACCCTCGTTGGCCAA GCAGGAAGAAGAGCAGAAACTATCATTCTCCCCTTAGAACTTCTGAGGAACCTAAAACCTTCAGAGTTCAATGATTCCAATGAGTACCATATGTGGCAAAAGAGGCAGCTTAGAGTCCTTGAAGTAGGGCTCCTCACACACCCTTCAGTCCCTATAGAAAAAGCCACCACCTTCGCCATGCGCCTTAGGGACATCATACGTAGTGGTGAGTCCAAAATCATAGACACTGGCAAAAACTCTGACACCTTGAGAACCCTTTCCAATTCAGTGGTTTCCTTGGCGTGGAGAAGTTCCAACGGTACCCCCACCGATGTTTGCCACTGGGCTGATGGATTCCCTTTGAACATTCACCTCTACACTTCACTTCTTCAAGCAATTTTTGACAATAGGGATGACACATTAGTCCTTGATGAGGTTGATGAGCTCCTTGAACTGATGAAAAAGACATGGTCCGTATTGGGGATCACTAGGCCTATTCACAACGTGTGCTTCACTTGGGTGTTGTTTCAACAGTATGTGGCAACCGGGCAGATAGAACCTGATCTTCTATGTGCCACACATACCATGTTGAGTGAGGTGGCCATTGATGCTAAGAGGGAAAGGGAATCATTTTATGTGAAGCTCTTGACATCAGTGCTGAGTTCAATTCAGGGTTGGGCTGAGAAGAGACTGATTGATTATCATGAGCATTTCCAGAGAGGAAATATTGGccaaattgaaaatgttctTCCTGTGGTGTTGTCAGTCACAAATATTCTCGGTGAAGATCTCGTAATATCTGACAGTGGGGAAGGGGGAGAGAAGGGAGATATAACCATAGTGGACTCATCTGGGGATAGGGTTGACTATTATATTCgatctaccataaaaaatgcATTTGAAAAG GCAATTGAGGCAGTGAAAGCCAAGGCTGGTGAATTGGAAATAAAGGGAGAATTCAGTGAATTTCTGCTTCATTTAGCTCAGGAGGTAGAAGATTTGGCAATGaaggaaagagagaattttACTCCAATGCTAAAGAAATGGCATCCAGCACCAGGTGCAGTTGCAGCAATGATGTTGCACAGCTGCTATGGGCATGCGCTGAGGCAATATTTAGGTGATGTGACCTCACTGACTCATGAGACAGTTGAGGTGTTGCAAAGGGCTGAAAAGGTAGAAAAGGTTTTGCTCCAAATGGTGGTTGAGGAGGACTATGGTGAGGGTGAGGATAATGCCAAAACAGTTATGAGAGAGATGGTTCCATATGAAGTTGATTCAATCATATTGAATCTCATGAGAAAATGGATAAATGAGTCATTGAGCAATGGAAAAGAGTGTCTGCTAAGAGCAAAAGAAACTGAA ACATGGAATCCAAAGTCCAAATCAGAGCCATATGCACCATCAGCCGCAGAGTTGGTGAAATTGACCAAGACAACTGTAGAAGAATTCTTTCAGATTCCAGTAGGAATAACTGAAGATATAGTTCAAGAACTTGCTGATGGATTGGAAAGTCTCTTTCAGGACTACATGATGTTTGTTGCAGCATGTG GTACAAAGCAGAGCTATATTCCTTCACTTCCCCCTTTGACAAGATGCAACCGTGGCTCAAAGTTGATCAAGTTGTGGAAGAAAGCTAGCCCTTGTGGTGCTAATATCTCAGAGCTAGATAACACAAATGAAGGTCATAATCCTAGGCCATCAACTAGCCGTGGCACCCAGCGCCTCTATGTTCGTCTCAACACCTTACACTATCTCCTCTCTCACATCCACACCCTTGAGAAATCACTCTCTCACACCCCTGGTGTAGTCCCTTCTTCAAACCGTAAACATAGTGGTCCCTATTTTGAAATAGTCAATTCCTCCATCCCAGCAGCATGTCAACATGTCTCAGAAGTTGCAGCATACCGTCTCATATTCCTTGACTCCAATTCAGTCTTCTATGACAGCCTCTATGTTGGTGATGTAGCCAACTCACGCATTAGGCCAGCATTGAGGATCCTCAAGCAAAACATCACACTGATGACTACACTTGTGGCAGATAGAGCTCAAGCACTTGCAATGAAGGAAGTGATGAAGGCATCCTTTGATGCATTCCTCATGGTTTTGCTTGCTGGTGGAAGCTCAAGGGTGTTTAACAGGTCTGATCATGTGATGATCCAAGAGGACTTTGAGAGCTTGAACCGGCTTTTCTGCACTTGTGGGGAGGGACTAATAGCAGAAAATTTGGTCCAGAGAGAGGCTGCAGTGGTAGAGGGTGTTATTGCATTGATGGGGCAATATACTGAACAGTTGATGGAAGATTTCAGCATTGCCACATGTGAAACAAGTGGGATTAGAGTCATGGGTAATGGGCAAAAGTTGCCTATGCCACCTACCACGGGAAGGTGGAATAGGTCAGATCCAAACACAATATTGAGGGTGCTGTGCAGTAGAAAGGACAGAGCTGCAAATCATTTCTTGAAGAGGACATTCCAGTTAGCAAAGAGAAGGTGA